The Methanobrevibacter millerae genome includes the window ATACAGCATTCATCAAATTCAGAAGGGGTGAAGCTTTTATTGTTGGATTTAGGAAAAAGAAAAGAGTTGATTCACATGTCTAAACCGGCCAGACTATATCCTAAACCAGAACCAGTCAACATTAATCTAAAATTAATTTTGATTGGAAGTATATTATTTGCTTTAGTATTGGGTTGGATTGGAATTGCAACCAGTTATGGGGGGTTCTAATAGGAACTCTCCAATCTTTATAGGAAGTGAAAAAATGGTAAAAGCAGAAATTATAGAAAATTCAGAAGTCTCTAAAGAAAACGGATTAATAGCTGCAGATAATGTTCCTAATGTTGATGTGGCTATTGAACAATGGGACGCATATCAAAAACTATGTAAAGGATTATTGAATGAAACGGATTATCAGGAAATCATTGTAAAAGAAAAGGATGAAAACGGAAACTATATTAAAGTCAAAAGGCACTTTAAAAAGAAATCAGTATGGCAAAAACTCTCACGTGCATTCAATGTCGACACTTCAATTGTAGATCGTGACATTGAAAGAACCAAAATGGGCAGAGTACGTGAAGCTTATTACTGCGTTAGAGCAACTCTTCCAAATGGACGCAGCGTAGAATCAGACGCTTTATGTTCTCGCTCAGAAAAAGGAAAAGACAAAGTCTCAGATCACACCATTATGTCCACAGCTAAAACACGTGCAACTAATCGTGCAATAGCTGAACTGATAGGTGCGGGAGAAGTATCAGCAGAAGAAATGACAGCTGAAAAAGCAGTTGAAAATCAATCAAAATTTTTAAAAGAGGACAATAGCTAAATCCTCAATTTATATTTTTTTAGGAGAAGGATAAAATGAGTTTTAATGACAAACAGACTATCTTCACAGGTACACAATTAGATTATGAAGAAATTGTAGAAATTCCGGACGGATATGAAAAAGCAGAATTGAAAGACTTCGGAGACGGCAAACTATTGGCGGGAAGGCCAGAAATGTCTTCTGTTACTTCTTACACATTTGACGATGATGGGGAAGAAAAAACAGTCAACAGATTCAAACTATACATCTTTCAGGATGATGAGCAGTTATATATTGAAATCAATGTAAACCTCAAAAACGATGGAGACATTCACAAAAATATCAGAAAAGGAAGTGTACTATTTGATTTTATTACCAGCATTCTTGAATTGGAAAATGCAGGTTCAGTCGGCAAATCAAACATCATCAAAAACGTTAATCTTAAAGAGTACCGTGAATTCGTAAACAGATTAGGTGAAATGACGATACAGGTTAAAGAAAAAACTGGAAGCTATGTCTATTACAGTTTCATTGTACGTGATGTCCAAGTAAAATAAACGAATAAATGGAGCAAGCTCAAAATGGCTACCGGTAAAGCACTGTTAAAAAAATACATTAAAGAAACACATAAAAAAGAGATTGACAAACTCAAATCTCAAAATAAACAGTGTAAAGTCAGTATTGATTATGATGATTTAAATCAATTCCTGATTGATCAATCCGGGAAAGATTTCTGGAAACATAAAATATATGAGTTCATTAATCAGATGGATGAATATTTCGATACTGGCAACGTTACCTTAAAATTCATAAACGTGCCTGAAAGAGATAACCTCCATGATTTGGATGCTACATATAACAATGAATGGATAAGCACCAAAGCAATGATTAAAAACATAACTGACGTCCGTGTTGATTTAAAAACTGCCTGTTATCTTTGCAGAGAATGTGGAAAACGGCACTTCTTGCACATCTCCAACCCCACACAGCAAACAAGGGTTCCACCTTTTTGTGATGGTTGTGGTGCAAGAAGCAAATCCATGAATTTTGATAAAGAAACAAGTATTTACAGGAATTATAGATTATTGAAACTTGAAGAACCATTGGAGTTAAGGAGTGGAGGTTCAACAAGAGAATTTAAAGCTATTGTTTTAGATTTTCTTGCATCTCCATTCACTAATCTGAAAGTAGGTGATGTTGTTAATGTAACTGGCCTTTTCAAAATTGAACCTAGAAAAATTAAAGGCCGAAGTGACGGATTTGAGTTCATAATTCATGTTCACAACATTACTCCTGTAGATGATGTTTTTGAAGATTCAAGGATTAGTGAAGAGGACATTAATGAAATAATCAACCTGTCTAAACAGGATAATGTTTTTGATTTGTTGTGGAGGACTTTAGCTCCTGAAGTTTACGGTCATGAAACTATCAAGAAAGGTTTGATACTTCAATTATTTGAAGGAAATAGGCCGATTTCTGATGTGTTCAAATCCGAGAATATGGACAGATGGACAATACATATCCTATTAATTGGCGATCCTGGAATCGGAAAAAGCCAGTTAATACAGGCTATGAAAAAACGTGCACCTAAAAACATTACTATAAGCGGAACCAACACATCACAAGCAGGATTAACGGTTTCGACCGTAAAAGATGAATTGACCGGAACTTGGACAATGGAAGCCGGTGCAACAGTACTGGCAGATACT containing:
- a CDS encoding minichromosome maintenance protein MCM, yielding MATGKALLKKYIKETHKKEIDKLKSQNKQCKVSIDYDDLNQFLIDQSGKDFWKHKIYEFINQMDEYFDTGNVTLKFINVPERDNLHDLDATYNNEWISTKAMIKNITDVRVDLKTACYLCRECGKRHFLHISNPTQQTRVPPFCDGCGARSKSMNFDKETSIYRNYRLLKLEEPLELRSGGSTREFKAIVLDFLASPFTNLKVGDVVNVTGLFKIEPRKIKGRSDGFEFIIHVHNITPVDDVFEDSRISEEDINEIINLSKQDNVFDLLWRTLAPEVYGHETIKKGLILQLFEGNRPISDVFKSENMDRWTIHILLIGDPGIGKSQLIQAMKKRAPKNITISGTNTSQAGLTVSTVKDELTGTWTMEAGATVLADTGVLCIDEYDKLSPSAQKSLNEPMEQSSVSSAKAGLVQTMSARTSILAGANPKYGKFDRYKLYRDQLEIPESNLSRFDLIFALEDDVDKEKDSKLADALLNKDFILDESETIAIDLFKKYITWIKANCFPVLSRDAKILLREFYVDTRKVASQTSDGKPITARDLKALERLTIARAKCEFRSEATIKDAIEAIDIYKEALKGLGLSLATAGELYGVHSQDELSVISDMENMIRNNIDMEGGMLSSESLRHLEIECGMLCHEKGINREGIFDIAYENVKKTL